One part of the Dysidea avara chromosome 10, odDysAvar1.4, whole genome shotgun sequence genome encodes these proteins:
- the LOC136268481 gene encoding uncharacterized protein → MAFRDEFQGLVLKEVTPLDHDQELGRGAYGRVYAVKYCGTICAAKEIHSILVEGTGRVQMQQTAELFMRECRQCSTLRHPNVIQFLGVYYPSAGAGGVQRRMRLPVMVMEMMADNLTSLVDKHEKIPIHVKFSIVHDVSLGLCYLHNHDPPIVHRDLSPNNILLTAHHVAKISDLGVAKVIKGDSRKTMTKAPGTVDFMSPESLSNTPMYGPPMDMFSFAGIVLHTFNQQWPRPSDQVRFDPNTRKMVALSEVERRQHYLNKMEGDAEVLRPLVEECLDNDPNMRPTITAVCERIQVSKDGHTKESPQDVITLYQQVEQLRSKLHDMDTEIKLLKQHLPSTEGVLKQQVASQHNGVAAGGRSTVKGKLKTDSPPLMPTLTSGRYQMKWVQLANLPAPMYEPYVAVQDKKVYVSGGAGPIDDTKHQVYVYDINTDLWGKLPPSGHYRGIPHIIGGKLAIIGGYLSTSKMITNKVSTFDETSLTWTSYYPHLLSRRSKPGVVSHLEHVIVAGGTVNDTTHNDIEILDWVENSHWKKINIHLPDPMWAFTPIISDDHFLIVGYAGADSRRYNRACKLPVTCITKSCHRYQSNSKPAMWIAVTASTHWGTTLVPSSSPPVVIGGYNKSGTPTTDVKMYDTSSKSWKIIASLSSPRSYTAVATINNNAVIIIGGCTTTGSMTICKSSSQTTVELGQPEPI, encoded by the exons ATGGCTTTCAGGGATGAATTTCAAGGCCTCGTTCTGAAGGAAGTAACACCGCTTGATCATGATCAGGAGCTGGGACGCGGTGCTTACGGGAGAGTTTATGCAGTCAAATATTGCGGGACAATCTGTGCTGCCAAAGAAATCCACTCCATTTTGGTCGAAGGAACTGGGCGTGTGCAAATGCAGCAAACAGCCGAGTTGTTTATGAGGGAATGTCGTCAATGCAGTACATTACGTCATCCCAACGTCATACAGTTCCTAGGTGTTTATTATCCGTCTGCTGGGGCGGGCGGTGTTCAGAGAAGGATGCGGCTACCAGTAATGGTTATGGAGATGATGGCGGATAACTTGACCTCACTAGTGGACAAACACGAGAAGATTCCTATCCATGtaaaattttcaattgtccATGATGTCTCCCTTGGTCTGTGCTACCTTCATAATCATGATCCTCCCATTGTCCATCGAGACCTCTCCCCTAACAACATTTTATTGACAGCACATCATGTGGCAAAGATTAGTGATCTTGGAGTAGCCAAGGTGATAAAGGGTGATAGTAGAAAGACAATGACTAAAGCTCCAGGAACAGTTGATTTTATGTCTCCCGAGAGTCTCTCCAATACCCCAATGTATGGACCTCCAATGGACATGTTTTCATTTGCTGGAATAGTTCTTCACACGTTTAACCAACAATGGCCTCGTCCATCTGATCAAGTGCGGTTTGACCCCAATACGAGAAAAATGGTGGCCTTGTCTGAAGTTGAGCGTCGTCAGCACTACCTGAATAAAATGGAAGGAGACGCTGAAGTATTGAGGCCACTGGTAGAGGAGTGTCTTGATAATGATCCTAATATGAGGCCAACAATAACAGCTGTCTGTGAGAGGATACAAGTGAGTAAGGATGGCCACACAAAGGAGTCCCCACAAGATGTTATCACTCTTTACCAACAAGTAGAGCAGTTGAGGAGTAAATTACATGATATGGATACAGAAATCAAACTTTTGAAACAGCACTTG CCCTCCACAGAGGGTGTCCTAAAGCAACAAGTTGCCAGCCAGCATAATGGTGTAGCTGCAGGAGGACGATCAACTGTAAAAGGAAAGTTGAAAACT GATTCACCTCCTTTAATGCCAACACTTACCAGTGGCAGGTACCAAATGAAATGGGTCCAGTTGGCTAATCTTCCTGCTCCAATGTATGAGCCATATGTTGCAGTACAAGACAAGAAGGTTTATGTTTCTGGTGGAGCTGGTCCAATTGATGACACAAAGCATCAAGTATATGTTTATGACATTAACACTGATCTGTGGGGGAAGTTGCCTCCCTCCGGTCACTATCGTGGTATTCCTCATATCATCGGCGGCAAATTAGCTATTATTGGTGGATACTTGTCTACTAGTAAGATGATAACCAATAAAGTTTCTACATTTGATGAAACTAGTTTAACTTGGACATCTTATTATCCTCACCTTCTCTCAAGGAGGAGCAAACCAGGGGTGGTTAGTCATCTAGAGCATGTTATTGTTGCTGGAGGAACAGTAAATGACACAACTCATAATGACATCGAAATCCTTGACTGGGTAGAAAACTCCCATTGGAAGAAAATAAATATTCATCTTCCTGATCCAATGTGGGCCTTCACACCCATTATCTCAGATGATCACTTTTTGATAGTGGGATATGCTGGTGCTGATTCGAGGCGATACAATAGAGCATGCAAGCTACCAGTTACCTGTATCACAAAATCGTGCCATCGATATCAATCTAATAGCAAACCTGCCATGTGGATTGCAGTGACTGCTAGTACTCACTGGGGTACAACCCTGGTCCCCAGTTCATCACCACCAGTAGTAATCGGTGGATACAACAAAAGTGGTACACCAACAACAGATGTTAAGATGTATGATACTTCTAGCAAGTCATGGAAGATCATTGCATCATTGTCATCACCTAGATCATACACAGCTGTAGCAACAATCAACAATAATGCAGTTATTATTATTGGAGGTTGCACCACAACAGGAAGTATGACAATATGTAAATCATCTAGTCAAACTACAGTTGAACTTGGACAACCTGAACCAATATAA